ATTACATTACTACATACTCAATTTCTTCACTCTTGGGACTTCTGTTATGACACAACTCACGCACGCCCAAAAAATCGCAGAGGAGCTGCAAATCACTGACCGTCAAGTACGTGCTACGGTACACCTGTTGGACGAAGGAGCGACCGTACCCTTTATCGCACGCTATCGCAAGGAAGTTACAGACTCCCTCGACGAGGTCTTCATTACCCAAATCAGAGACCGCATTGCGCAGCTGCGCGAGCTTGACAAACGCCGAGAGGCCATCCTCAAATCTATCGAAGAGCAGGGTAAACTTACCCCCGAATTGGTCGACAAAATCGCCCAAGCCGAAACAATGACTATCCTCGAAGATTTGTACCTGCCTTACAAGCCCAAGCGACGCACCCGCGCTACCATCGCCAGAGAAAAAGGCTTGGAGCCACTCGCCGACCAGATTTTCAGCCAAGAATCGCTCGACCTTGAAACCATCGCAGCCGCCTTTATCGACGAGGAAAAAGGAGTAGCCAATATCGACGAGGCTTTGGCAGGCGCTAGAGACATCATCGCCGAGCACATCAACGAACACCAAGAGGCGCGTGCGGCCGTGCGCGAACTCTTCTACCAACAAGGCACATTCAAAACCCGTGTCTTGCCTGATAAAGAGAACGACTCCAAAGCTCTCAAATACAAAGACTATTTTGAGTGGAGTGAGCCGCTCGAAAGCGCTCCTTCTCACCGCATCCTAGCTATGCGCCGCGCCGAAAAAGAAGGGATAATCGCCCTCGAAATCAGCCCTGATGATGACCACGCCATCGAGGTCCTAGAGCGCAAATTTGTCAAAGGCCATCACAGTACTGCCGAGCAAGTCAAACTCGCCGTCAAAGACAGCTACAAACGCCTGATGAAGTCTTCGATGGAAACTGAAGTGCGTCTGGAATCCAAAAAACGCGCCGAGACAGAAGCCATCCGTGTATTTGCCGACAACCTGCGCGAGCTGCTACTCGCTTCCCCCTTGGGGCAAAAGCGCATTCTGGCCATCGACCCGGCCTTCCGTACTGGTTGCAAAGTCGTTTGCCTCGATGCCCAAGGCAACCTCCTGCACAACGATGTCATCTTCCCCGACCGCCGTGCTATCGAAGCCTCTGCCAAGCTCTTACAGTATTGCCAAGAGTATCAAATCGAGGCCGTGGCCATCGGCAACGGTACTGCCAGCCGCGAAACCGAAACCTTCGTCAAAGCAGTAGGCTTGCCCTCCAACATCCCCATCGTAATTGTCAACGAAAGCGGCGCTTCGGTCTATTCTGCTTCTGAGGTAGCGCGTGAGGAGTTTGCCGATTACGACTTGACCGTGCGCGGCGCTGTCTCTATCGGTCGCCGCCTAGCCGACCCCCTAGCCGAGCTGGTCAAAATTGACCCCAAAGCCATCGGCGTAGGGCAATACCAACACGATGTAGACCAAAACGCTCTCAAACAAAGCCTCGATGATGTAGTAGTAAGCTGCGTAAACGCCGTAGGGGTAGAAGTCAACACTGCCAGCAAACAACTCCTGACCTATGTATCGGGCTTAGGGCCACAGTTGGC
This genomic window from Eisenibacter elegans DSM 3317 contains:
- a CDS encoding Tex family protein; protein product: MTQLTHAQKIAEELQITDRQVRATVHLLDEGATVPFIARYRKEVTDSLDEVFITQIRDRIAQLRELDKRREAILKSIEEQGKLTPELVDKIAQAETMTILEDLYLPYKPKRRTRATIAREKGLEPLADQIFSQESLDLETIAAAFIDEEKGVANIDEALAGARDIIAEHINEHQEARAAVRELFYQQGTFKTRVLPDKENDSKALKYKDYFEWSEPLESAPSHRILAMRRAEKEGIIALEISPDDDHAIEVLERKFVKGHHSTAEQVKLAVKDSYKRLMKSSMETEVRLESKKRAETEAIRVFADNLRELLLASPLGQKRILAIDPAFRTGCKVVCLDAQGNLLHNDVIFPDRRAIEASAKLLQYCQEYQIEAVAIGNGTASRETETFVKAVGLPSNIPIVIVNESGASVYSASEVAREEFADYDLTVRGAVSIGRRLADPLAELVKIDPKAIGVGQYQHDVDQNALKQSLDDVVVSCVNAVGVEVNTASKQLLTYVSGLGPQLAQNIVEYRRQNGPFKSRTELKKVSRLGDKAFEQCAGFLRIQNAEHPLDRSAVHPESYPVVAQMAKDLNCSITDLMEKEALRKQIDLKRYITDTVGLPTLQDILQELAKPGRDPREGFETFSFAEGVNEIEDVRVGMELNGIITNVTNFGAFVDLGVHVNGLIHISNLSNEYVANPAEVVKVNQQVKVTVLEVDLERKRIGLSLVGKDNRKGGGGGAKPSGKPAQKGSNNTRPAGRRENTQEVPEGDLQAKLAALKNKFGK